From the Phyllopteryx taeniolatus isolate TA_2022b chromosome 16, UOR_Ptae_1.2, whole genome shotgun sequence genome, one window contains:
- the si:dkeyp-113d7.1 gene encoding zinc finger protein 696: MTDLEAECLSLSLASEGGSPPAPLDPGGPPSLALLSADGPAPTLCSLAAEVAEPLVMLPCVKSEPEDLEDLERLEAVRTVDLSEIQPLSTAELGREQIKMEISGLDYIKAEHHLDHHLDPFRHVDDMDYKSHYETSCVFDYISQVSDTLDYIKSDHHVDLQCYYAAELGESDPAAAAAHPAPPHNALESIHMAELRSELNKLRPDSLLLLDGMAKPESDFPYQVAPAPEGKAAAAAAGSVKSPTVRKPRNMQGEKPFSCTQCGKNFSTLGNLKTHQRIHTGERPYSCAQCGKSFGQAGNLKRHQLIHTGQKPYVCAHCPKGFTKADDLRAHQRLHTGERPFACQVCAKTFGQAKELKAHRLSHAGERPFCCPHCGKSFGKEAAYRDHLRAHDADGGPAKPFACSHCAKTFGNAAVLKTHEKIHSGERPFGCAQCGKSFGRLGHLKAHQHVHTGERPHTCARCGKTFSQSGHLKAHQQIHKRERADTEGR, translated from the exons ATGACGGACTTGGAGGCCGAGTGTTTGAGTCTGAGCCTGGCCTCGGAGGGCGGCTCGCCTCCGGCCCCCCTGGACCCGGGCGGCCCCCCCTCGCTGGCCCTCCTCTCGGCGGACGGTCCCGCGCCCACGCTCTGCTCCCTGGCGGCGGAGGTGGCCGAGCCGCTCGTCATGTTGCCGTGCGTCAAGAGCGAGCCCGAGGACCTGGAGGACCTGGAGCGCCTGGAGGCCGTCCGCACCGTGGACCTGTCCGAGATCCAGCCGCTGTCCACCGCCGAGCTGGGCCGCGAGCAGATCAAGATGGAGATCAGCGGCCTGGACTACATCAAGGCGGAGCACCACCTGGACCACCACCTGGACCCCTTCCGGCACGTCGACGACATGGACTACAAGTCGCACTACGAGACCAGCTGCGTGTTTGACTACATTTCCCAG GTGAGCGACACGCTGGACTACATCAAGTCGGACCACCACGTGGACCTGCAGTGTTACTACGCCGCAGAGCTGGGCGAGTCGgacccggcggcggcggcggcgcatCCGGCGCCTCCGCACAACGCTCTGGAGTCCATCCACATGGCCGAGCTGCGCAGCGAGCTCAACAAGCTGCGACCCGactcgctgctgctgctggacggGATGGCCAAGCCCGAAAGCGACTTCCCGTACCAGGTGGCGCCGGCCCCGGAGGgcaaggcggcggcggcggcggcgggctcGGTCAAGAGCCCGACGGTGAGGAAGCCGCGCAACATGCAGGGCGAGAAGCCCTTCTCGTGCACGCAGTGCGGCAAAAACTTCAGCACGCTGGGCAACCTGAAGACGCACCAGCGCATCCACACGGGCGAGCGGCCGTACTCGTGCGCTCAGTGCGGCAAGAGCTTCGGCCAGGCCGGCAACCTCAAACGCCACCAGCTCATCCACACGGGCCAGAAGCCCTACGTGTGCGCCCACTGCCCCAAAGGCTTCACCAAGGCCGACGACCTGCGCGCCCACCAGCGGTTGCACACGGGCGAGCGGCCCTTCGCCTGCCAGGTCTGCGCCAAGACCTTCGGCCAGGCCAAGGAGCTCAAGGCGCACCGGCTGAGCCACGCCGGCGAGCGGCCCTTCTGCTGCCCGCACTGCGGCAAGAGCTTCGGCAAGGAGGCGGCGTACCGCGACCACCTGCGGGCGCACGACGCCGACGGCGGCCCGGCCAAACCGTTCGCCTGTTCGCACTGCGCCAAGACATTCGGCAACGCCGCCGTGCTCAAGACCCACGAGAAGATCCACTCGGGCGAGCGGCCCTTCGGCTGCGCGCAGTGCGGCAAAAGCTTCGGGCGCCTCGGACACCTCAAGGCGCACCAGCACGTGCACACGGGCGAGCGGCCGCACACCTGCGCGCGCTGCGGCAAGACCTTCAGCCAGTCGGGCCACCTCAAGGCGCACCAGCAGATCCACAAGCGGGAGCGCGCCGACACCGAGGGCCGCTAG